In the Grimontia kaedaensis genome, one interval contains:
- a CDS encoding Panacea domain-containing protein → MANIQDVAKMFVSLGEEDGVSNLKLQKLAYYAQGFFLALYGKTLFDDDIEAWAHGPVIPTLYHEYKSFGKSPIELESRFNAYVCLTKQEIAHIEEIYDVFGQFSAWKLRNMTHEEAPWVANEAVASVISKKELKEYFETRVS, encoded by the coding sequence ATGGCTAATATACAAGATGTTGCTAAGATGTTTGTTAGTCTTGGTGAAGAAGACGGCGTATCAAATCTGAAACTTCAAAAGTTAGCATACTATGCGCAAGGCTTTTTCCTTGCTCTGTATGGGAAGACATTGTTCGATGACGATATTGAAGCGTGGGCTCATGGCCCAGTTATCCCTACGCTATACCATGAATACAAATCTTTCGGAAAATCTCCAATAGAACTTGAATCGAGGTTCAATGCATATGTCTGCCTGACAAAACAGGAAATTGCTCATATCGAAGAGATTTATGATGTTTTTGGACAATTTAGCGCATGGAAGCTTCGTAACATGACTCATGAAGAGGCTCCTTGGGTTGCTAATGAAGCTGTAGCAAGTGTCATCTCCAAAAAAGAACTAAAAGAATACTTTGAAACTCGTGTTAGTTAA
- a CDS encoding metallophosphoesterase family protein, translating to MPSNSLKIAVVSDLHFVNRANVQDASYHSWLTITPEGNLDNNFWQSLIDKVKKDGIKADLLVCPGDITTHAEGSALKFAWGKLNELAAALECSILATATGNHDINSRGIDIGNPIRDLDKNHSLTENLKQLSPPYPLVNINQVESETDHINRIHYFGSDFLFAPNQDEYNLVILNSCASHTSDPISYERGFVSNTTHQWLESALKSSFDATNKKLGILVCHHHPIQHADHGIGTYDFMKGGTELLEMLNRYGNWIVIHGHKHHAKLSYHSDGSKKTVVFAAGTLSCHKQNLNDDFTNQFYVIDIDSSKTRGTPEGTLNVYSWQGNHWSLSKRRKDGVFTGVGFGDIGCLEELAEKISQAVSSVTGTDWGSIVEQFPQLKHCVPKDLDHLENNLQVYNVDVTTTADGEIDKLEKSEA from the coding sequence ATGCCATCAAACTCACTAAAGATTGCCGTAGTAAGTGATTTACATTTTGTGAATCGTGCAAATGTTCAAGATGCAAGCTATCATTCTTGGCTAACAATTACTCCAGAGGGCAACTTAGATAATAATTTTTGGCAAAGCTTGATCGATAAAGTCAAGAAAGATGGTATCAAAGCAGATTTGTTAGTTTGTCCGGGTGATATCACTACTCATGCAGAGGGAAGCGCGCTCAAGTTTGCATGGGGAAAACTGAATGAATTAGCTGCAGCTTTAGAATGTAGCATTCTAGCAACAGCTACTGGTAATCACGACATCAATAGTCGTGGAATCGATATTGGAAACCCTATACGAGATCTTGATAAGAATCACAGCTTAACTGAGAATCTAAAACAGCTCTCGCCCCCCTATCCTCTGGTTAACATCAATCAAGTAGAATCCGAAACAGATCATATCAACCGAATCCACTATTTTGGCTCCGATTTTCTGTTTGCTCCTAACCAAGATGAATACAATCTAGTCATACTGAACAGTTGCGCTAGTCATACTAGCGACCCTATTTCGTATGAAAGGGGCTTTGTATCAAATACAACTCACCAATGGTTAGAGAGTGCTCTTAAAAGTAGTTTCGACGCAACAAATAAAAAGCTCGGTATACTTGTGTGCCACCACCATCCTATACAACATGCAGATCATGGCATCGGTACATACGATTTTATGAAAGGGGGGACGGAACTCCTCGAAATGCTAAATAGATATGGAAATTGGATCGTAATTCATGGCCATAAGCATCATGCAAAACTGTCTTATCATTCTGATGGAAGTAAAAAAACAGTAGTCTTCGCAGCAGGAACACTGTCATGCCATAAGCAAAATTTGAACGACGACTTTACAAATCAATTCTATGTCATTGATATTGACTCAAGTAAGACAAGAGGAACCCCTGAAGGAACCCTCAATGTTTACTCATGGCAAGGTAATCATTGGTCTCTCTCCAAACGAAGAAAAGACGGGGTTTTCACTGGCGTTGGTTTTGGTGACATAGGGTGTCTTGAAGAATTAGCAGAAAAAATTTCTCAAGCCGTATCCTCTGTCACAGGTACAGACTGGGGTAGTATTGTCGAACAATTCCCACAGCTTAAACATTGTGTTCCAAAGGACTTAGATCATTTAGAAAACAACCTGCAAGTTTACAATGTTGATGTAACTACCACGGCTGATGGTGAGATAGACAAACTAGAGAAATCTGAGGCATAA
- a CDS encoding ORC-CDC6 family AAA ATPase: protein MKSKFDAFNAKHLKSEDIANSFVSSKLFLETAKNEHTILVGPRGSGKTTFLRMLSINTLSKWQGSNELDIKYEGIYVPGDLVWGEMIKSLEDIGLSQNVSESFAYSAFFTHVMLNAVDSIEISLERCPRELLQEKEGAIHEAFLEICAVLKLKPEKISLSRIRHELVMKLNILGEYSRKLSIVGADQFDQTEFEEKAPFAYSDLKITIESVLDSIDRALARPEHRWALLLDEFEIAPKYLLDKVISSMRSAAQKVIFKVALVPCGFHQEIKTETSSINDYSIVELWYVKKGESKDFCTNLVKSKFGIEAPMTKLGSTKFGSSISNNSRHWLVAFDELFDKDSSFKAFILSKKINYKKELSSGNAASSLVRKISPIVAFRNAFLNKNGKRKGRRLLPEFYAGWEAISAISEGNPRWLLSVLSPLITNANSIKISDSAQVQRVVDSTNSYAAMLKTLPLSNNMGLSTQQPIFELLEKIGNYFNYRMIDEHFQISSRSTFTVDKGVPKDVEAALMIAWNYGAIISVDSANTFGTYDSLQGMRFRLSYLLAPKFELNLTTGAPINLSSILAATQNNKCDKIDFDPASRQQDMFL, encoded by the coding sequence ATGAAGTCTAAATTTGATGCATTTAATGCAAAGCACTTAAAAAGTGAAGATATTGCTAATTCATTTGTGTCTTCAAAATTGTTCTTAGAGACTGCAAAAAATGAGCACACAATACTAGTTGGTCCGAGAGGTAGCGGAAAGACAACGTTTTTACGTATGTTAAGTATCAACACCCTATCAAAGTGGCAGGGCTCAAATGAGCTAGATATCAAATATGAAGGAATTTATGTTCCTGGTGATCTTGTCTGGGGGGAGATGATTAAGTCCCTAGAGGATATTGGCTTATCACAAAACGTTTCTGAATCATTTGCCTACAGCGCGTTTTTTACCCATGTAATGCTTAATGCTGTCGACAGTATCGAGATTTCTCTAGAACGATGCCCACGCGAGCTTCTGCAAGAAAAAGAAGGCGCTATTCATGAGGCTTTCTTGGAAATTTGTGCCGTATTAAAGCTGAAACCTGAGAAAATTTCATTGTCAAGAATTAGACATGAGCTTGTAATGAAGTTAAATATCTTGGGAGAATATTCTCGCAAGCTTAGCATTGTGGGAGCAGATCAATTTGATCAAACAGAATTTGAAGAAAAAGCTCCTTTTGCATATTCTGACCTTAAGATCACTATTGAATCGGTTCTAGATTCAATAGATCGTGCATTAGCTCGCCCGGAACATCGTTGGGCTTTACTTTTAGATGAGTTCGAAATCGCCCCAAAATACTTACTTGATAAAGTAATTTCTAGCATGCGTTCAGCTGCGCAAAAAGTCATTTTTAAGGTAGCCCTTGTACCTTGCGGGTTTCACCAAGAAATTAAAACCGAAACAAGCTCAATTAATGATTATTCAATCGTCGAACTCTGGTATGTGAAAAAAGGTGAGAGCAAAGATTTTTGCACCAACCTAGTGAAATCAAAGTTCGGCATAGAAGCCCCTATGACAAAGCTAGGTTCAACCAAATTTGGATCTAGTATTAGTAATAACTCACGACATTGGCTTGTTGCCTTTGATGAATTGTTTGACAAAGACTCTAGTTTCAAAGCATTTATCCTATCAAAGAAAATTAATTACAAGAAAGAATTGTCATCAGGCAATGCTGCCTCAAGTTTAGTGCGGAAAATATCACCAATTGTAGCTTTTAGAAATGCGTTTTTAAATAAAAATGGCAAACGGAAGGGTAGAAGGTTGTTGCCTGAGTTTTATGCCGGTTGGGAAGCTATATCAGCAATTAGTGAAGGCAACCCAAGGTGGCTTCTTTCTGTTTTGAGTCCTCTAATTACGAATGCAAATAGCATTAAGATTTCAGACTCTGCCCAAGTGCAAAGAGTTGTAGACTCAACAAACTCTTATGCAGCAATGTTGAAAACATTGCCTCTTTCTAACAACATGGGGTTATCAACACAGCAACCAATTTTTGAGTTACTAGAAAAGATTGGTAACTACTTCAATTATCGAATGATAGATGAACACTTTCAGATATCATCTAGATCAACATTTACAGTTGATAAAGGTGTTCCCAAGGATGTTGAGGCGGCCTTAATGATAGCGTGGAACTATGGGGCTATCATATCTGTTGACTCTGCGAACACATTTGGTACGTATGACAGCTTACAAGGAATGAGATTTAGACTTTCATATCTATTGGCACCAAAGTTCGAGCTAAACCTCACGACTGGAGCACCTATAAACCTAAGCTCTATTCTAGCTGCAACACAGAACAACAAATGCGATAAAATTGATTTTGACCCAGCAAGCCGGCAACAGGATATGTTTCTATGA
- a CDS encoding transcription elongation factor GreB produces the protein MKSGYNITNILNLDTTSVESEMLNSDFIITKRGVNRDAITHTGLQEHLHDKILCIDVDDIEGCLKQNQENGPSTKISVDISLIDRKSLAELFSILAKLAIEHSYKVSIIYALAKYAPPSGEILSNNNVKPVSHFFSGWSNRPGMPVLSIVGLGYERDKAMGAIEFLESSEVCLYIPQSIEEDYFTDVVTENSSLLENFNKRDQLLYRLESPIEAIYSLDAVIRANKNKYKVVLLPFGPKLFYALSLLTCIPHPEVSVWYVSGENGDGDSSQDREVSSLIGFKFCISNSSIEE, from the coding sequence ATGAAATCAGGCTATAACATTACTAACATCCTAAATCTTGATACAACTTCTGTAGAGAGTGAGATGTTAAATAGTGATTTCATCATCACTAAACGGGGTGTTAACCGAGATGCAATAACCCACACTGGTTTGCAAGAACACCTCCATGATAAGATATTGTGTATTGACGTTGACGATATAGAGGGGTGTCTAAAACAAAATCAAGAAAATGGGCCTTCAACAAAAATATCTGTTGATATTTCTCTAATAGATAGAAAGTCACTTGCTGAACTATTTTCTATTCTTGCCAAATTAGCTATTGAACACAGTTATAAGGTAAGCATTATATATGCATTGGCAAAATATGCTCCTCCATCAGGTGAAATTCTATCAAATAATAATGTTAAGCCTGTATCTCATTTTTTCTCAGGCTGGTCAAATAGACCAGGAATGCCTGTCTTATCAATAGTCGGTCTTGGCTATGAGAGAGATAAAGCAATGGGTGCCATTGAATTCTTGGAAAGTTCAGAGGTATGCCTATACATCCCTCAATCAATCGAAGAAGACTACTTTACTGACGTAGTTACCGAAAATAGCAGCTTATTAGAGAACTTTAATAAACGTGATCAATTACTGTATCGTCTGGAGTCACCCATTGAGGCTATCTACTCATTAGATGCTGTCATAAGAGCCAATAAAAACAAGTATAAAGTTGTGTTACTTCCATTTGGGCCAAAGCTATTTTATGCATTATCACTACTAACTTGTATTCCTCATCCTGAAGTCTCAGTATGGTATGTAAGTGGTGAAAATGGTGACGGCGACTCTTCACAAGATAGGGAGGTTTCATCTCTAATTGGCTTTAAATTTTGCATTAGCAACTCTTCTATAGAAGAATAG
- a CDS encoding virulence-associated E family protein, producing MKRINEQKTPPSPELPDFPHVSERGGQKRIQNTAENLSALLHFVGFKAAFNLMTYRVEVHHKNIIFKEDELRSKLISVSSITGFPKQGIDDHLITVARENDYHPVQRLLAAKKWDGVCRVNEVIQCLPATNPIVAKIALTRWLVGCIASVYEPGFKSKLIPTIKGEQSSVKTAFIQRLASVVDHGFLEGAELNPHNKDQVLTCIRAWIVELGELETTTKHSQGALKAFITKGMDTIRPPFGRSDIHKPRQTNFIGTVNRADFLKDATGNTRYASIEIEGRIDIETVNNILGWKFTPNGRTTLVDPESLIQFWLEVKHWYERGEGWHLSEEELKLIGEANESFVDKGPWYELLKERICESRECSDSQFEWLTAGHICKNMSFPINQSGRVGRALKALVEDGLIEVKKRDGYSLYFFPV from the coding sequence ATGAAACGGATTAATGAACAAAAGACGCCACCTAGTCCCGAGTTGCCAGATTTTCCGCATGTCAGTGAGCGAGGAGGGCAGAAGCGAATACAGAATACAGCGGAAAACCTCTCTGCCTTACTTCACTTTGTGGGATTTAAAGCGGCATTCAACTTAATGACGTATCGCGTCGAAGTTCATCATAAAAATATTATTTTCAAAGAAGATGAGCTCAGAAGTAAGCTCATCAGCGTTTCTTCCATAACAGGTTTTCCAAAACAGGGTATCGATGATCACCTCATCACAGTAGCTAGAGAAAACGACTATCACCCCGTTCAGCGTCTTTTAGCAGCAAAAAAGTGGGATGGGGTATGTCGGGTCAATGAGGTCATTCAGTGTTTACCGGCAACGAATCCAATAGTCGCTAAGATTGCTTTAACTCGGTGGCTTGTTGGCTGTATTGCTTCTGTTTATGAGCCCGGTTTTAAAAGTAAGCTGATTCCTACAATAAAGGGTGAGCAATCTAGCGTTAAAACGGCATTCATCCAAAGACTTGCAAGTGTCGTTGACCACGGATTCCTCGAAGGTGCAGAGCTAAACCCTCACAATAAAGATCAGGTACTAACGTGCATTCGGGCTTGGATTGTAGAGCTCGGAGAGTTGGAAACCACGACAAAGCACAGCCAGGGTGCACTGAAGGCTTTTATTACTAAGGGGATGGATACTATTCGACCTCCATTTGGGCGTTCGGATATCCATAAGCCTCGCCAGACCAATTTCATTGGAACAGTAAACCGAGCTGACTTCCTAAAAGATGCAACCGGTAATACCCGATACGCATCGATTGAAATTGAAGGCCGCATAGACATTGAAACAGTTAACAACATACTTGGGTGGAAGTTCACTCCCAACGGCAGAACTACACTAGTAGATCCAGAGTCTCTTATACAATTTTGGCTCGAAGTGAAACACTGGTACGAGCGCGGCGAAGGCTGGCATCTCTCTGAAGAGGAACTGAAGTTGATTGGAGAGGCCAATGAGTCATTTGTCGATAAAGGGCCTTGGTACGAATTGCTGAAAGAGCGTATTTGCGAATCCAGAGAATGCTCAGATTCCCAGTTTGAGTGGCTTACAGCTGGTCATATTTGTAAAAACATGAGCTTTCCCATCAACCAAAGTGGCCGTGTTGGCAGAGCATTAAAAGCGCTTGTAGAGGATGGGCTCATTGAAGTGAAAAAGCGTGATGGATACAGCCTCTACTTTTTCCCAGTCTAA
- a CDS encoding helix-turn-helix transcriptional regulator, whose amino-acid sequence MPQDRIMSLQEVSAALNRDPKTIWRWWAKEKRFPKPIQFNGRCLGWKASVFQAWLEEQGVD is encoded by the coding sequence ATGCCGCAAGATAGAATTATGTCACTGCAAGAAGTGTCTGCTGCTCTCAACCGTGACCCCAAAACGATTTGGCGTTGGTGGGCAAAAGAGAAACGTTTCCCTAAACCTATCCAATTTAATGGTCGTTGCCTTGGCTGGAAAGCATCCGTCTTTCAGGCTTGGTTGGAAGAGCAAGGAGTGGATTAG
- a CDS encoding tyrosine-type recombinase/integrase, with translation MTVTQRELAGLKPKKNAYYVWDNTRTRGTGRLGLKVYPGGRKTFVYRYYRDGKPVFISIGDFPKVSLSDARERIERFSDMLMQGMDPKSELERQERQKQKEIEEQQAKGSIEELFKSYVAQMKKDGKRTHQSVYRALEKEVYPFIPPETKACDVTTKDLIWALSHMVNRGALTQCNRVRSYLHAAFNHGLNHDYDPANYQKHSKFALLSNPVSLVRIQKSAERVGQRFLSYPELREFMHDIEHEVEGVRASPVMRALLLLCIHTGGQRPYELAASKWEAINWEEKTLLVVADVSKNKRDHLLPLTDTAMDLFRQIKSYSEGNPYIFPHTRDLSKHIRLDSLSQVIARYREDHPHFEHFIPRDLRRTCKTLMGEIGISKELRDRIQNHAMNDVSSKHYDRYDYLSEKRRALEAWEVRLLGVDQDDSNVVPLRG, from the coding sequence ATGACTGTGACGCAACGTGAGCTTGCTGGGCTGAAGCCGAAGAAAAATGCATATTATGTTTGGGACAATACAAGGACGAGAGGCACAGGAAGACTTGGTCTGAAAGTCTATCCAGGAGGCAGGAAAACGTTTGTTTACCGATACTATCGTGACGGCAAGCCTGTATTTATTTCTATCGGTGACTTTCCCAAAGTTAGCCTATCTGATGCCAGAGAAAGAATTGAACGTTTTTCTGACATGCTCATGCAGGGCATGGATCCTAAAAGCGAACTGGAGAGGCAAGAACGCCAGAAACAAAAAGAGATTGAAGAACAACAAGCTAAGGGCTCGATAGAAGAATTGTTCAAAAGCTATGTGGCTCAAATGAAAAAAGACGGGAAGCGAACTCACCAGAGTGTATACCGTGCCCTGGAAAAGGAAGTGTATCCTTTTATCCCTCCTGAGACGAAAGCTTGCGATGTCACTACTAAAGATCTCATTTGGGCTTTATCGCACATGGTTAACAGAGGTGCGCTGACACAGTGTAACCGTGTTCGCAGCTACCTTCATGCTGCATTTAATCATGGTCTAAATCATGATTATGACCCTGCAAATTACCAAAAACATAGCAAGTTTGCTTTGTTATCCAACCCAGTGTCTCTGGTTAGAATTCAAAAAAGTGCAGAGCGTGTGGGGCAGCGGTTCCTTTCTTACCCAGAGCTAAGAGAGTTCATGCATGATATTGAGCATGAAGTCGAGGGTGTTAGAGCTAGCCCGGTGATGAGAGCGCTACTTTTACTGTGTATTCACACTGGCGGCCAACGTCCTTATGAGCTGGCGGCATCCAAATGGGAAGCGATAAACTGGGAAGAAAAAACACTCTTAGTTGTAGCCGATGTTTCCAAAAACAAACGAGACCATCTATTGCCTTTGACGGATACAGCGATGGATCTTTTCAGGCAAATTAAGAGTTATTCAGAAGGTAATCCCTACATCTTTCCCCATACCCGAGACCTTTCTAAACATATCCGTTTGGACTCGCTGAGTCAGGTGATTGCCAGATACAGAGAAGACCATCCCCACTTTGAGCACTTTATTCCGAGGGACTTGCGTCGAACATGCAAGACTTTGATGGGGGAGATAGGTATCAGTAAAGAGTTGAGAGACCGAATTCAGAACCATGCTATGAACGATGTCAGCTCAAAACACTATGATAGATATGACTATTTATCAGAGAAAAGGCGTGCGCTTGAAGCATGGGAAGTACGCCTGCTGGGTGTCGACCAAGATGATTCTAATGTTGTGCCACTTAGGGGGTAA